The Coffea arabica cultivar ET-39 chromosome 4e, Coffea Arabica ET-39 HiFi, whole genome shotgun sequence genome includes a window with the following:
- the LOC113741142 gene encoding uncharacterized protein isoform X1: MQQFIPSRGNCILTETCNKNDRWLRSKATVKAFTPEHSTKARSAPLFGPLFTIFIYQQTGKTAAIKPSLQRRPANKILDCVLNLKVSHFTLPRSTLPTPKRNFLLRGHSTFSLSTAAASPVSCTSDCSTRSSTASNNFIKCLEVYFEQMASRIHWTDAMDEAFLTAYVSFRENNVWDNRKSLETNYDMLAAHLASNDIMTVTGQQLQTRFYHIKKKWDLFCNLRGISSKIETGVGWSEDSYCFTADDEHWANLEQTNASYVDFKKENSCYWYDRLTPLLLGRHATGSRAQSASEVVPSEPPRRERSNTAAKNRKGKGKASSSRVPTPVNVTAVEDDDDVYYVPPVPGAVGGKRSASSLGTSGEPEGSRGSKSTRSSTGLEDAISKIGNYTDFVLDDRRSRSEFDSVYGIMQCQDVITSMEIPDAWRLEANCHYAKYENEGEKIIFLRASAADRYGYILKLMKEKGLA, from the exons ATGCAACAATTCATTCCCTCACGTGGCAACTGCATTTTGACGGAAACCTGCAATAAAAATGACCGTTGGTTGAGGAGTAAAGCCACAGTAAAGGCATTTACTCCTGAACACAGCACAAAGGCTAGAAGTGCTCCTCTGTTCGGGCCTCTCTTCACCATTTTCATCTACCAACAGACGGGAAAGACAGCTGCAATAAAACCCAGCTTGCAGAGACGTCCGGCAAACAAGATCCTTGACTGCGTTTTGAATCTGAAGGTGTCGCATTTCACCCTGCCGCGGTCGACGCTACCAACACCCAAGCGGAATTTCTTGCTCCGAGGCCATTCCACGTTCTCCCTATCTACTGCGGCAG CCTCACCTGTTAGCTGTACGTCCGATTGCTCTACCCGTTCGTCAACTGCATCCAACAACTTCATCAAGTGCCTTGAGGTCTATTTTGAG CAAATGGCTTCTAGGATACACTGGACTGATGCAATGGATGAAGCTTTCCTCACAGCCTACGTCAGTTTTCGGGAAAATAACGTTTGGGACAACAGGAAGTCGCTAGAGACCAACTACGACATGTTGGCAGCCCATTTGGCGAGCAATGACATAATGACTGTGACTGGCCAGCAATTGCAGACCAGATTCTATCAcatcaagaagaaatgggacCTGTTCTGCAATCTGCGTGGGATTTCATCAAAAATAGAGACCGGGGTTGGGTGGAGTGAGGACAGCTACTGTTTCACTGCTGATGATGAACATTGGGCCAACTTGGAGCAG ACCAATGCCTCGTACGTTGACTTCAAAAAAGAGAATTCATGCTACTGGTACGATCGGTTGACACCTTTACTGCTTGGAAGACATGCCACAGGCAGCCGTGCCCAGTCTGCAAGCGAGGTAGTTCCATCGGAACCGCCTCGCCGAGAACGGTCCAACACTGCTGCTAAAAATCGGAAGGGAAAAGGTAAAGCCTCTAGTTCGAGGGTGCCTACTCCGGTGAACGTAACAGCAGTTGAGGATGACGACGACGTCTACTATGTTCCCCCAGTTCCTGGTGCAGTTGGAGGAAAACGGTCAGCCTCAAGCCTAGGAACCAGTGGTGAACCTGAAGGGAGTAGAGGTTCAAAATCGACACGATCATCTACTGGTCTTGAGGATGCTATAAGCAAGATCGGGAATTACACCGACTTCGTTCTTGACGACAGACGGAGTAGGTCGGAGTTCGACTCCGTCTACGGCATAATGCAGTGCCAGGATGTGATCACCTCAATGGAAATTCCGGACGCGTGGAGACTTGAAGCTAACTGTCACTATGCCAAATATGAGAACGAGGGTGAAAAGATTATTTTTCTTAGAGCTTCTGCAGCCGATCGCTACGGCTACATCCTCAAGTTGATGAAGGAAAAAGGCTTGGCCTAA
- the LOC113741142 gene encoding uncharacterized protein isoform X2: MTAEKRKKPSCDSSPVSCTSDCSTRSSTASNNFIKCLEVYFEQMASRIHWTDAMDEAFLTAYVSFRENNVWDNRKSLETNYDMLAAHLASNDIMTVTGQQLQTRFYHIKKKWDLFCNLRGISSKIETGVGWSEDSYCFTADDEHWANLEQTNASYVDFKKENSCYWYDRLTPLLLGRHATGSRAQSASEVVPSEPPRRERSNTAAKNRKGKGKASSSRVPTPVNVTAVEDDDDVYYVPPVPGAVGGKRSASSLGTSGEPEGSRGSKSTRSSTGLEDAISKIGNYTDFVLDDRRSRSEFDSVYGIMQCQDVITSMEIPDAWRLEANCHYAKYENEGEKIIFLRASAADRYGYILKLMKEKGLA, encoded by the exons ATGACCGCTGAGAAGAGGAAGAAGCCTTCTTGCGATT CCTCACCTGTTAGCTGTACGTCCGATTGCTCTACCCGTTCGTCAACTGCATCCAACAACTTCATCAAGTGCCTTGAGGTCTATTTTGAG CAAATGGCTTCTAGGATACACTGGACTGATGCAATGGATGAAGCTTTCCTCACAGCCTACGTCAGTTTTCGGGAAAATAACGTTTGGGACAACAGGAAGTCGCTAGAGACCAACTACGACATGTTGGCAGCCCATTTGGCGAGCAATGACATAATGACTGTGACTGGCCAGCAATTGCAGACCAGATTCTATCAcatcaagaagaaatgggacCTGTTCTGCAATCTGCGTGGGATTTCATCAAAAATAGAGACCGGGGTTGGGTGGAGTGAGGACAGCTACTGTTTCACTGCTGATGATGAACATTGGGCCAACTTGGAGCAG ACCAATGCCTCGTACGTTGACTTCAAAAAAGAGAATTCATGCTACTGGTACGATCGGTTGACACCTTTACTGCTTGGAAGACATGCCACAGGCAGCCGTGCCCAGTCTGCAAGCGAGGTAGTTCCATCGGAACCGCCTCGCCGAGAACGGTCCAACACTGCTGCTAAAAATCGGAAGGGAAAAGGTAAAGCCTCTAGTTCGAGGGTGCCTACTCCGGTGAACGTAACAGCAGTTGAGGATGACGACGACGTCTACTATGTTCCCCCAGTTCCTGGTGCAGTTGGAGGAAAACGGTCAGCCTCAAGCCTAGGAACCAGTGGTGAACCTGAAGGGAGTAGAGGTTCAAAATCGACACGATCATCTACTGGTCTTGAGGATGCTATAAGCAAGATCGGGAATTACACCGACTTCGTTCTTGACGACAGACGGAGTAGGTCGGAGTTCGACTCCGTCTACGGCATAATGCAGTGCCAGGATGTGATCACCTCAATGGAAATTCCGGACGCGTGGAGACTTGAAGCTAACTGTCACTATGCCAAATATGAGAACGAGGGTGAAAAGATTATTTTTCTTAGAGCTTCTGCAGCCGATCGCTACGGCTACATCCTCAAGTTGATGAAGGAAAAAGGCTTGGCCTAA
- the LOC140005682 gene encoding uncharacterized protein — protein MAWNNRHGARGCNADRMRQDEEDEALILMSASLMLMHPSLAHVDNNQPLLQHDGSFTDRQWVERVLYGHHRRSIDNMRITVDNFLLLSNILVERQYVPHNYQQRVPIQEALAMTLMLVSHKHTHRVLGTIFDRSIETINRNIKKVLRGLCLFATEIIRPSDQTAVHPRIANSTNFYPWFKDAVGAMNGTHISACPPTGEQMAYTNRHGWQSQNVMAVCDHDMRFIYVYAGWEGSAHDARVLDSALAYPSDFPLPQPGQYYLVDAAYRNAPGFMPPYKNVGSESPAKTLFNTRHSQLRNVIERTFGVLKKRFKWLKGPVDNFYMSTQISIVIACCALHNFLRMHQPEDAHFQRFESEDVHLNEEPEIGGLVLQPFALNVSPAELAEWKAKRDYIATQMYAARGRRRR, from the exons ATGGCCTGGAACAACCGCCATGGTGCTAGAGGATGCAATGCGGACCGCATGAGGCAAGATGAGGAAGATGAGGCCTTAATTCTTATGAGTGCCTCGTTAATGTTAATGCATCCGTCACTTGCACACGTGGATAATAATCAACCACTTCTGCAACATGATGGTTCATTCACAGATAGGCAGTGGGTGGAACGCGTACTCTACGGCCATCATAGACGCTCAATAGACAACATGCGTATCACGGTTGATAATTTCTTGCTACTGTCCAATATCCTTGTCGAGAGACAGTACGTTCCACACAATTACCAACAACGCGTGCCCATACAGGAGGCGCTTGCTATGACTTTAATGTTGGTCAGCCACAAGCATACGCACCGTGTGTTGGGGACTATTTTTGATCGATCCATCGAGACGATTAATCGAAATATAAAAAAGGTGCTCCGAGGCCTGTGTCTATTTGCAACTGAAATAATACGACCGAGTGACCAGACTGCAGTTCATCCACGAATTGCAAACTCAACTAATTTTTATCCATGGTTCAAG GATGCCGTGGGAGCGATGAATGGCACCCACATCTCAGCTTGTCCTCCGACAGGCGAGCAAATGGCATATACAAATCGGCACGGGTGGCAATCACAGAATGTTATGGCAGTTTGTGACCATGACATGCGCTTCATCTATGTGTATGCTGGATGGGAGGGAAGTGCACACGATGCGCGAGTGTTGGACTCAGCATTAGCATATCCGTCCGATTTTCCACTGCCGCAACCTG GCCAGTACTACTTAGTTGATGCGGCATACAGGAATGCTCCTGGTTTCATGCCCCCGTATAAGAACGTGGGGTCCGAATCTCCGGCAAAGACCTTGTTCAATACTCGACATTCGCAACTTCGCAATGTCATTGAGCGCACATTCGGTGTGCTTAAGAAAAGATTCAAATGGTTAAAGGGTCCGGTAGATAATTTCTATATGAGCACTCAAATCAGTATAGTCATTGCTTGTTGTGCGTTGCACAACTTTTTAAGGATGCACCAACCAGAAGATGCCCATTTTCAACGGTTTGAATCAGAAGACGTGCACTTAAATGAAGAGCCAGAAATAGGCGGGCTAGTACTTCAACCGTTCGCATTAAATGTATCTCCTGCAGAGCTGGCAGAATGGAAAGCTAAACGAGACTACATAGCGACTCAAATGTACGCAGCACGGGGGCGACGCCGCCGTTAG
- the LOC140006162 gene encoding TORTIFOLIA1-like protein 3, giving the protein MPSSAAAVKQNQAAAAAKRDLKHRVLTCLHKLSDRDTYASATSELENIAKTLSPDTLPPFLSSITATDSTDKSTVRKQCLHLISLLALHHSDTLSPHLSKLLSSIIRRLRDSDSSIRSACVSAAASLASHLTRPSFSSFSKPFLEALFTEQDLNAQIGAAMCLSAVLESIAQPPDAVLLRKLLVRLEKLVKREGFRAKAAVLGFMGSVIESGGAPAGMMLSNLLACLVQFLSSEDWAARKAAAEALLKLVLAEREALPEFKAASLKIFEAKRFDKVKVVRETMNQLVEAWKEVPDEASANLEYHSSTMECQNASHGQYAPASKTPCTVTSGAPQVRKSLLLCNGSSITTARKRIPENENEKKTGPALFRKLDRKKPYELIVECATHNAPGKAMSDDDPTNRDESFGEKVGERNRLAKPDVKRTLFNKSASRVVPCHEDISEATVVVSNETGIISRNRKDCEDLSLIRKQLVQIENQQSNLLDLLQKFMGSSQSGMRSLETRVRGLELALDEISLDLAVSTGRMSNAASAGGLCCKLPGAEYLSSKLWKRTESRRATPMFTSSSATTAAASMLSVANKSEDSEVFKLDNRRSRYQGGHGIIMNPLAEIPIDSRSIPGVSSNRILENAHVVV; this is encoded by the exons ATGCCATCGTCGGCGGCCGCAGTCAAGCAGAATCAAGCGGCTGCTGCGGCGAAACGTGACTTGAAACACAGAGTACTGACGTGCCTCCACAAGCTCTCCGACAGAGACACCTACGCCTCCGCCACTTCCGAGCTCGAAAACATCGCCAAGACCCTCTCCCCTGACACTCTTCCTCCTTTTCTCTCCTCCATCACCGCCACCGACTCCACCGACAAATCCACCGTCCGCAAGCAATGCCTGCATTTGATCTCTCTTCTCGCTCTCCACCACTCCGACACTCTCTCCCCCCACCTCTCTAAGCTCCTCTCCTCCATCATCCGCCGCCTCCGCGACTCCGACTCCTCTATCCGCTCCGCATGCGTCTCCGCTGCCGCCTCCCTTGCTTCTCACCTCACCAGGCCCTCCTTCTCCTCCTTCTCCAAGCCCTTCCTCGAAGCTCTCTTCACCGAACAGGACCTCAATGCTCAGATCGGCGCCGCCATGTGCTTGTCGGCCGTCCTCGAGTCCATTGCCCAGCCGCCGGATGCCGTGCTCTTGAGGAAGCTCCTGGTCAGGCTGGAGAAGTTGGTCAAGCGCGAGGGGTTTAGGGCCAAGGCAGCCGTTCTGGGGTTCATGGGATCCGTGATCGAGTCCGGTGGCGCCCCTGCCGGGATGATGCTGAGTAACTTGCTGGCGTGTCTGGTGCAGTTTTTGAGCAGTGAGGATTGGGCAGCGAGGAAGGCCGCCGCGGAGGCGCTGCTCAAGCTTGTTCTGGCGGAAAGAGAGGCCTTGCCCGAGTTTAAAGCTGCGTCTTTGAAGATCTTCGAGGCCAAAAGATTCGACAAG GTAAAGGTGGTCCGGGAGACCATGAATCAGTTGGTGGAGGCGTGGAAGGAGGTTCCTGATGAGGCGTCCGCAAATCTTGAATACCATTCTTCAACAATGG AATGCCAGAATGCGAGCCACGGGCAATACGCCCCTGCTTCCAAGACACCCTGCACTGTCACCTCCGGTGCACCTCAAGTGAGGAAAAGTCTCCTTTTATGTAATGGCTCTTCTATCACCACAGCCAGGAAAAGAATTCCGGAAAATGAGAACGAGAAGAAAACTGGTCCAGCATTGTTCCGGAAACTGGATCGTAAGAAGCCTTATGAATTGATAGTTGAATGTGCTACTCACAATGCTCCTGGGAAAGCAATGTCTGACGATGACCCAACGAACAGAGATGAGAGCTTTGGGGAAAAAGTTGGGGAGAGAAATAGATTGGCAAAGCCAGATGTGAAGAGAACCCTTTTTAATAAGTCTGCTTCTCGTGTAGTCCCATGTCATGAAGATATCTCAGAAGCTACCGTGGTTGTTAGTAATGAAACGGGGATTATCTCGAGGAACCGGAAGGACTGTGAGGATCTATCATTAATTCGTAAGCAACTTGTTCAAATTGAAAACCAGCAGTCCAATTTGCTAGATCTCCTCCAG AAATTTATGGGGAGCTCACAGAGTGGTATGCGATCACTGGAGACACGGGTTCGTGGCCTAGAGCTTGCATTGGATGAGATCTCCTTGGACCTTGCTGTTTCAACCGGAAGGATGTCGAATGCTGCTTCTGCTGGAGGCCTGTGTTGCAAACTACCTGGTGCAGAATATTTGAGCTCAAAGCTCTGGAAGAGAACAGAAAGTCGGCGTGCTACCCCAATGTTCACTTCTTCTAGTGCAACTACAGCAGCAGCGTCGATGCTGAGTGTAGCTAATAAAAGTGAAGATTCTGAAGTATTTAAACTGGATAATAGGAGATCTCGATACCAAGGTGGTCATGGGATTATAATGAACCCCCTGGCTGAAATCCCTATCGACTCCCGGAGTATTCCCGGAGTTTCCTCCAATAGAATACTAGAGAATGCTCATGTTGTGGTGTGA